A region of Chiloscyllium plagiosum isolate BGI_BamShark_2017 chromosome 37, ASM401019v2, whole genome shotgun sequence DNA encodes the following proteins:
- the LOC122541238 gene encoding muscarinic acetylcholine receptor M2-like — MANGTEATQSLSNLTDLSAPAGWCAYKTVEVVCIVIATGALSLVTIIGNILVIVSIKINRQLQTTNNYFIFSLACADLIIGAFSMNLYTIYTVNGYWPLGPVVCDLWLTVDYVVSNASVMNLLIISFDRYFCVTKPLIYPVKRTTKMAGMMVAAAWVLSFFLWAPAILLWQFIVGERVVEEGECYVQFFSNPPVTFGTAIIAFYIPVTIMAILYVYISRASKSRMKDDRNHSELCKATVTPSVVNSKLMKPNRTKTTNTLDDLLEVNMKPDTISNGTSGASWVQRKAEALSRESDLLNLASSNANKENATQTGTNCFTVFHNFRSGNLTCSSICSKFQKNDVCGIKKRTVSGLNIRNRNDREIRTTNNIVNVTRTHVKRAKGAVLREKKVTRTILAILLAFIITWTPYNVMVLMDTFCLICVPSIVWNIGYWLCYINSTLNPACYALCNMTFKKTFKHLLLCQCKNISATK; from the coding sequence ATGGCAAATGGAACAGAAGCAACTCAATCTCTCAGCAACTTAACGGACTTGTCTGCACCTGCAGGATGGTGCGCTTACAAAACGGTCGAAGTGGTCTGCATTGTGATTGCTACAGGAGCATTAAGTTTGGTGACTATCATTGGAAACATTCTGGTCATTGTTTCTATCAAAATAAACAGACAATTACAAACTACTAACAACTACTTTATTTTCAGCTTAGCCTGTGCTGATTTGATCATTGGGGCATTCTCTATGAATCTTTACACtatttatactgtaaatggatactggcctctgggTCCAGTGGTATGTGATTTATGGCTTACTGTAGACTATGTTGTCAGTAACGCCTCTGTTATGAACCTCCTTATCATAAGCTTTGACCGCTACTTCTGTGTGACAAAACCCCTTATCTACCCAGTGAAACGAACAACGAAGATGGCAGGGATGATGGTTGCGGCTGCATGGGTGTTGTCTTTTTTCCTGTGGGCTCCTGCCATTCTCTTATGGCAGTTCATTGTAGGTGAGCGGGTTGTCGAAGAGGGCGAGTGTTACGTACAGTTCTTCTCAAATCCACCTGTCACTTTTGGCACTGCTATAATTGCCTTTTATATCCCAGTTACCATAATGGCGATTTTGTATGTGTACATATCTCGTGCCAGCAAGAGTCGAATGAAGGATGATAGAAATCATTCTGAATTATGTAAGGCAACTGTTACTCCAAGTGTAGTGAATAGCAAATTAATGAAACCAAACCGCACCAAAACAACAAATACTCTTGATGATTTGTTGGAGGTCAACATGAAACCTGACACAATAAGTAATGGAACATCAGGTGCCAGTTGGGTTCAAAGAAAAGCGGAGGCACTTTCCAGAGAATCTGACTTACTCAACCTGGCGTCATCAAATGCGAACAAGGAAAACGCTACACAAACGGGCACCAATTGCTTTACTGTATTTCACAATTTCAGGTCAGGCAACTTGACATGCTCTTCAATTTGCAGCAAATTTCAAAAGAATGATGTCTGTGGCATCAAGAAGCGAACAGTATCAGGGTTAAACATCAGGAATAGGAATGACAGAGAGATAAGAACAACAAATAACATTGTTAATGTGACCAGAACACATGTTAAGAGGGCAAAGGGTGCTGTATTACGAGAAAAGAAGGTAACTAGGACCATTCTGGCTATTCTCCTGGCCTTTATAATTACATGGACTCCGTACAATGTCATGGTTCTCATGGATACCTTCTGCTTAATCTGTGTCCCCAGCATAGTTTGGAACATCGGATACTGGCTCTGTTATATCAATAGTACACTAAATCCTGCCTGCTATGCATTGTGCAATATGACCTTCAAGAAAACGTTCAAACATCTTCTCCTGTGTCAGTGCAAGAATATAAGTGCAACAAAATAA
- the LOC122541322 gene encoding class I histocompatibility antigen, F10 alpha chain-like isoform X3 — MIGLIVLGLLWGELSADTHSLRYFVTGMTPIPGFPEFVIVGYVDGVQFVMYNSNWKGLIARKQWMVDSEGPKAWNRKLLLAQEQEDIVRRNIPRFMTRTNQTGGIHIYQMMTGCDLRDNGTVSGFTLRGWDGQDLISFDKDHMVWVTPVHWAESIKNRKDQDVVSNHLWKHFLEVECIEWLRKCLEYGQRELRVVAPIVSVTRLGDFNWLVCLVTGFYRQAIEVTLWRDGVLIDEPLSTGILPNHDRTYQIRKWIEFDPEDQAEYSCQVEHSGLEEKLVVIYDPKSHAQVPVPIGIVFGVLWIISLSVVAVTIYKKKGGMKNDYNPTNRASDVLAGNQVSIAAIDLLISST; from the exons ATGATTGGACTGATAGTGCTGGGACTTCTGTGGGGAGAGCTCTCTGCAG ACACTCACTCTCTCCGGTATTTTGTCACTGGTATGACTCCGATTCCTGGTTTCCCAGAGTTTGTGATTGTTGGTTATGTGGATGGGGTCCAGTTTGTTATGTACAACAGCAATTGGAAGGGGTTGATTGCCCGGAAGCAGTGGATGGTGGATAGTGAAGGACCAAAGGCCTGGAACCGGAAACTATTGCTTGCTCAGGAGCAAGAAGACATTGTcagacgcaatattccaagattTATGACACGGACCAACCAGACAGGAG GGATCCACATTTACCAGATGATGACTGGCTGTGACCTGAGGGATAATGGGACTGTAAGTGGGTTCACTCTCAGAGGATGGGATGGACAAGATTTGATCAGCTTCGATAAGGATCACATGGTGTGGGTGACCCCAGTCCACTGGGCGGAAAGCATCAAAAACAGGAAGGACCAGGATGTGGTGTCTAACCATCTATGGAAGCATTTTCTGGAGGTGGAGTGCATTGAATGGCTGAGGAAATGCCTGGAGTACGGACAGAGGGAACTGAGAGTCG TTGCCCCGATCGTGTCCGTTACCCGTCTGGGTGATTTTAACTGGCTGGTCTGTCTTGTCACTGGGTTTTACCGACAAGCCATCGAGGTGACTCTATGGAGGGATGGAGTGTTGATCGATGAGCCCCTGTCCACCGGGATCTTGCCCAATCACGACAGGACCTATCAGATCCGGAAATGGATAGAGTTTGATCCAGAGGACCAGGCCGAGTATTCCTGTCAGGTGGAGCACAGCGGATTGGaggagaagctggtggtgatttATG ACCCAAAGTCTCATGCCCAGGTTCCTGTtcctattgggattgtattcgGAGTCCTCtggatcatctctctctctgttgtggCTGTCACCATTTACAAGAAGaaag GGGGAATGAAAAATGACTACAATCCAACAAACA
- the LOC122541322 gene encoding class I histocompatibility antigen, F10 alpha chain-like isoform X1: MPLGYSSQIETVRWKVIFPSRLSTEVTMIGLIVLGLLWGKLSADTHSLRYFVTGMTPIPGFPEFVIVGYVDGVQFVMYNSNWKGLIARKQWMVDSEGPKAWNRKLLLAQEQEDIVRRNIPRFMTRTNQTGGIHIYQMMTGCDLRDNGTVSGFTLRGWDGQDLISFDKDHMVWVTPVHWAESIKNRKDQDVVSNHLWKHFLEVECIEWLRKCLEYGQRELRVVAPIVSVTRLGDFNWLVCLVTGFYRQAIEVTLWRDGVLIDEPLSTGILPNHDRTYQIRKWIEFDPEDQAEYSCQVEHSGLEEKLVVIYDPKSHAQVPVPIGIVFGVLWIISLSVVAVTIYKKKGGMKNDYNPTNRASDVLAGNQVSIAAIDLLISST, encoded by the exons aTGCCACTTGGGTACAGCTCACAGATTGAGACAGTCCGCTGGAAAGTAATCTTTCCTTCCAGACTGTCAACTGAAGTCACGATGATTGGACTGATAGTGCTGGGACTTTTGTGGGGAAAGCTTTCTGCAG ACACTCACTCTCTCCGGTATTTTGTCACTGGTATGACTCCGATTCCTGGTTTCCCAGAGTTTGTGATTGTTGGTTATGTGGATGGGGTCCAGTTTGTTATGTACAACAGCAATTGGAAGGGGTTGATTGCCCGGAAGCAGTGGATGGTGGATAGTGAAGGACCAAAGGCCTGGAACCGGAAACTATTGCTTGCTCAGGAGCAAGAAGACATTGTcagacgcaatattccaagattTATGACACGGACCAACCAGACAGGAG GGATCCACATTTACCAGATGATGACTGGCTGTGACCTGAGGGATAATGGGACTGTAAGTGGGTTCACTCTCAGAGGATGGGATGGACAAGATTTGATCAGCTTCGATAAGGATCACATGGTGTGGGTGACCCCAGTCCACTGGGCGGAAAGCATCAAAAACAGGAAGGACCAGGATGTGGTGTCTAACCATCTATGGAAGCATTTTCTGGAGGTGGAGTGCATTGAATGGCTGAGGAAATGCCTGGAGTACGGACAGAGGGAACTGAGAGTCG TTGCCCCGATCGTGTCCGTTACCCGTCTGGGTGATTTTAACTGGCTGGTCTGTCTTGTCACTGGGTTTTACCGACAAGCCATCGAGGTGACTCTATGGAGGGATGGAGTGTTGATCGATGAGCCCCTGTCCACCGGGATCTTGCCCAATCACGACAGGACCTATCAGATCCGGAAATGGATAGAGTTTGATCCAGAGGACCAGGCCGAGTATTCCTGTCAGGTGGAGCACAGCGGATTGGaggagaagctggtggtgatttATG ACCCAAAGTCTCATGCCCAGGTTCCTGTtcctattgggattgtattcgGAGTCCTCtggatcatctctctctctgttgtggCTGTCACCATTTACAAGAAGaaag GGGGAATGAAAAATGACTACAATCCAACAAACA
- the LOC122541322 gene encoding class I histocompatibility antigen, F10 alpha chain-like isoform X2, which yields MPLGYSSQIETVRWKVIFPSRLSTEVTMIGLIVLGLLWGKLSADTHSLRYFVTGMTPIPGFPEFVIVGYVDGVQFVMYNSNWKGLIARKQWMVDSEGPKAWNRKLLLAQEQEDIVRRNIPRFMTRTNQTGGIHIYQMMTGCDLRDNGTVSGFTLRGWDGQDLISFDKDHMVWVTPVHWAESIKNRKDQDVVSNHLWKHFLEVECIEWLRKCLEYGQRELRVVAPIVSVTRLGDFNWLVCLVTGFYRQAIEVTLWRDGVLIDEPLSTGILPNHDRTYQIRKWIEFDPEDQAEYSCQVEHSGLEEKLVVIYDPKSHAQVPVPIGIVFGVLWIISLSVVAVTIYKKKGGMKNDYNPTNTSDKRTSSDSSVIS from the exons aTGCCACTTGGGTACAGCTCACAGATTGAGACAGTCCGCTGGAAAGTAATCTTTCCTTCCAGACTGTCAACTGAAGTCACGATGATTGGACTGATAGTGCTGGGACTTTTGTGGGGAAAGCTTTCTGCAG ACACTCACTCTCTCCGGTATTTTGTCACTGGTATGACTCCGATTCCTGGTTTCCCAGAGTTTGTGATTGTTGGTTATGTGGATGGGGTCCAGTTTGTTATGTACAACAGCAATTGGAAGGGGTTGATTGCCCGGAAGCAGTGGATGGTGGATAGTGAAGGACCAAAGGCCTGGAACCGGAAACTATTGCTTGCTCAGGAGCAAGAAGACATTGTcagacgcaatattccaagattTATGACACGGACCAACCAGACAGGAG GGATCCACATTTACCAGATGATGACTGGCTGTGACCTGAGGGATAATGGGACTGTAAGTGGGTTCACTCTCAGAGGATGGGATGGACAAGATTTGATCAGCTTCGATAAGGATCACATGGTGTGGGTGACCCCAGTCCACTGGGCGGAAAGCATCAAAAACAGGAAGGACCAGGATGTGGTGTCTAACCATCTATGGAAGCATTTTCTGGAGGTGGAGTGCATTGAATGGCTGAGGAAATGCCTGGAGTACGGACAGAGGGAACTGAGAGTCG TTGCCCCGATCGTGTCCGTTACCCGTCTGGGTGATTTTAACTGGCTGGTCTGTCTTGTCACTGGGTTTTACCGACAAGCCATCGAGGTGACTCTATGGAGGGATGGAGTGTTGATCGATGAGCCCCTGTCCACCGGGATCTTGCCCAATCACGACAGGACCTATCAGATCCGGAAATGGATAGAGTTTGATCCAGAGGACCAGGCCGAGTATTCCTGTCAGGTGGAGCACAGCGGATTGGaggagaagctggtggtgatttATG ACCCAAAGTCTCATGCCCAGGTTCCTGTtcctattgggattgtattcgGAGTCCTCtggatcatctctctctctgttgtggCTGTCACCATTTACAAGAAGaaag GGGGAATGAAAAATGACTACAATCCAACAAACA
- the LOC122541322 gene encoding class I histocompatibility antigen, F10 alpha chain-like isoform X5 encodes MPLGYSSQIETVRWKVIFPSRLSTEVTMIGLIVLGLLWGKLSADTHSLRYFVTGMTPIPGFPEFVIVGYVDGVQFVMYNSNWKGLIARKQWMVDSEGPKAWNRKLLLAQEQEDIVRRNIPRFMTRTNQTGGIHIYQMMTGCDLRDNGTVSGFTLRGWDGQDLISFDKDHMVWVTPVHWAESIKNRKDQDVVSNHLWKHFLEVECIEWLRKCLEYGQRELRVVAPIVSVTRLGDFNWLVCLVTGFYRQAIEVTLWRDGVLIDEPLSTGILPNHDRTYQIRKWIEFDPEDQAEYSCQVEHSGLEEKLVVIYGGMKNDYNPTNTSDKRTSSDSSVIS; translated from the exons aTGCCACTTGGGTACAGCTCACAGATTGAGACAGTCCGCTGGAAAGTAATCTTTCCTTCCAGACTGTCAACTGAAGTCACGATGATTGGACTGATAGTGCTGGGACTTTTGTGGGGAAAGCTTTCTGCAG ACACTCACTCTCTCCGGTATTTTGTCACTGGTATGACTCCGATTCCTGGTTTCCCAGAGTTTGTGATTGTTGGTTATGTGGATGGGGTCCAGTTTGTTATGTACAACAGCAATTGGAAGGGGTTGATTGCCCGGAAGCAGTGGATGGTGGATAGTGAAGGACCAAAGGCCTGGAACCGGAAACTATTGCTTGCTCAGGAGCAAGAAGACATTGTcagacgcaatattccaagattTATGACACGGACCAACCAGACAGGAG GGATCCACATTTACCAGATGATGACTGGCTGTGACCTGAGGGATAATGGGACTGTAAGTGGGTTCACTCTCAGAGGATGGGATGGACAAGATTTGATCAGCTTCGATAAGGATCACATGGTGTGGGTGACCCCAGTCCACTGGGCGGAAAGCATCAAAAACAGGAAGGACCAGGATGTGGTGTCTAACCATCTATGGAAGCATTTTCTGGAGGTGGAGTGCATTGAATGGCTGAGGAAATGCCTGGAGTACGGACAGAGGGAACTGAGAGTCG TTGCCCCGATCGTGTCCGTTACCCGTCTGGGTGATTTTAACTGGCTGGTCTGTCTTGTCACTGGGTTTTACCGACAAGCCATCGAGGTGACTCTATGGAGGGATGGAGTGTTGATCGATGAGCCCCTGTCCACCGGGATCTTGCCCAATCACGACAGGACCTATCAGATCCGGAAATGGATAGAGTTTGATCCAGAGGACCAGGCCGAGTATTCCTGTCAGGTGGAGCACAGCGGATTGGaggagaagctggtggtgatttATG GGGGAATGAAAAATGACTACAATCCAACAAACA
- the LOC122541322 gene encoding class I histocompatibility antigen, F10 alpha chain-like isoform X4, with protein sequence MPLGYSSQIETVRWKVIFPSRLSTEVTMIGLIVLGLLWGKLSADTHSLRYFVTGMTPIPGFPEFVIVGYVDGVQFVMYNSNWKGLIARKQWMVDSEGPKAWNRKLLLAQEQEDIVRRNIPRFMTRTNQTGGIHIYQMMTGCDLRDNGTVSGFTLRGWDGQDLISFDKDHMVWVTPVHWAESIKNRKDQDVVSNHLWKHFLEVECIEWLRKCLEYGQRELRVVAPIVSVTRLGDFNWLVCLVTGFYRQAIEVTLWRDGVLIDEPLSTGILPNHDRTYQIRKWIEFDPEDQAEYSCQVEHSGLEEKLVVIYGGMKNDYNPTNRASDVLAGNQVSIAAIDLLISST encoded by the exons aTGCCACTTGGGTACAGCTCACAGATTGAGACAGTCCGCTGGAAAGTAATCTTTCCTTCCAGACTGTCAACTGAAGTCACGATGATTGGACTGATAGTGCTGGGACTTTTGTGGGGAAAGCTTTCTGCAG ACACTCACTCTCTCCGGTATTTTGTCACTGGTATGACTCCGATTCCTGGTTTCCCAGAGTTTGTGATTGTTGGTTATGTGGATGGGGTCCAGTTTGTTATGTACAACAGCAATTGGAAGGGGTTGATTGCCCGGAAGCAGTGGATGGTGGATAGTGAAGGACCAAAGGCCTGGAACCGGAAACTATTGCTTGCTCAGGAGCAAGAAGACATTGTcagacgcaatattccaagattTATGACACGGACCAACCAGACAGGAG GGATCCACATTTACCAGATGATGACTGGCTGTGACCTGAGGGATAATGGGACTGTAAGTGGGTTCACTCTCAGAGGATGGGATGGACAAGATTTGATCAGCTTCGATAAGGATCACATGGTGTGGGTGACCCCAGTCCACTGGGCGGAAAGCATCAAAAACAGGAAGGACCAGGATGTGGTGTCTAACCATCTATGGAAGCATTTTCTGGAGGTGGAGTGCATTGAATGGCTGAGGAAATGCCTGGAGTACGGACAGAGGGAACTGAGAGTCG TTGCCCCGATCGTGTCCGTTACCCGTCTGGGTGATTTTAACTGGCTGGTCTGTCTTGTCACTGGGTTTTACCGACAAGCCATCGAGGTGACTCTATGGAGGGATGGAGTGTTGATCGATGAGCCCCTGTCCACCGGGATCTTGCCCAATCACGACAGGACCTATCAGATCCGGAAATGGATAGAGTTTGATCCAGAGGACCAGGCCGAGTATTCCTGTCAGGTGGAGCACAGCGGATTGGaggagaagctggtggtgatttATG GGGGAATGAAAAATGACTACAATCCAACAAACA
- the LOC122541322 gene encoding class I histocompatibility antigen, F10 alpha chain-like isoform X6 — translation MPLGYSSQIETVRWKVIFPSRLSTEVTMIGLIVLGLLWGKLSADTHSLRYFVTGMTPIPGFPEFVIVGYVDGVQFVMYNSNWKGLIARKQWMVDSEGPKAWNRKLLLAQEQEDIVRRNIPRFMTRTNQTGGIHIYQMMTGCDLRDNGTVSGFTLRGWDGQDLISFDKDHMVWVTPVHWAESIKNRKDQDVVSNHLWKHFLEVECIEWLRKCLEYGQRELRVVAPIVSVTRLGDFNWLVCLVTGFYRQAIEVTLWRDGVLIDEPLSTGILPNHDRTYQIRKWIEFDPEDQAEYSCQVEHSGLEEKLVVIYGASDVLAGNQVSIAAIDLLISST, via the exons aTGCCACTTGGGTACAGCTCACAGATTGAGACAGTCCGCTGGAAAGTAATCTTTCCTTCCAGACTGTCAACTGAAGTCACGATGATTGGACTGATAGTGCTGGGACTTTTGTGGGGAAAGCTTTCTGCAG ACACTCACTCTCTCCGGTATTTTGTCACTGGTATGACTCCGATTCCTGGTTTCCCAGAGTTTGTGATTGTTGGTTATGTGGATGGGGTCCAGTTTGTTATGTACAACAGCAATTGGAAGGGGTTGATTGCCCGGAAGCAGTGGATGGTGGATAGTGAAGGACCAAAGGCCTGGAACCGGAAACTATTGCTTGCTCAGGAGCAAGAAGACATTGTcagacgcaatattccaagattTATGACACGGACCAACCAGACAGGAG GGATCCACATTTACCAGATGATGACTGGCTGTGACCTGAGGGATAATGGGACTGTAAGTGGGTTCACTCTCAGAGGATGGGATGGACAAGATTTGATCAGCTTCGATAAGGATCACATGGTGTGGGTGACCCCAGTCCACTGGGCGGAAAGCATCAAAAACAGGAAGGACCAGGATGTGGTGTCTAACCATCTATGGAAGCATTTTCTGGAGGTGGAGTGCATTGAATGGCTGAGGAAATGCCTGGAGTACGGACAGAGGGAACTGAGAGTCG TTGCCCCGATCGTGTCCGTTACCCGTCTGGGTGATTTTAACTGGCTGGTCTGTCTTGTCACTGGGTTTTACCGACAAGCCATCGAGGTGACTCTATGGAGGGATGGAGTGTTGATCGATGAGCCCCTGTCCACCGGGATCTTGCCCAATCACGACAGGACCTATCAGATCCGGAAATGGATAGAGTTTGATCCAGAGGACCAGGCCGAGTATTCCTGTCAGGTGGAGCACAGCGGATTGGaggagaagctggtggtgatttATG
- the LOC122541322 gene encoding class I histocompatibility antigen, F10 alpha chain-like isoform X7: MTPIPGFPEFVIVGYVDGVQFVMYNSNWKGLIARKQWMVDSEGPKAWNRKLLLAQEQEDIVRRNIPRFMTRTNQTGGIHIYQMMTGCDLRDNGTVSGFTLRGWDGQDLISFDKDHMVWVTPVHWAESIKNRKDQDVVSNHLWKHFLEVECIEWLRKCLEYGQRELRVVAPIVSVTRLGDFNWLVCLVTGFYRQAIEVTLWRDGVLIDEPLSTGILPNHDRTYQIRKWIEFDPEDQAEYSCQVEHSGLEEKLVVIYDPKSHAQVPVPIGIVFGVLWIISLSVVAVTIYKKKGGMKNDYNPTNRASDVLAGNQVSIAAIDLLISST; this comes from the exons ATGACTCCGATTCCTGGTTTCCCAGAGTTTGTGATTGTTGGTTATGTGGATGGGGTCCAGTTTGTTATGTACAACAGCAATTGGAAGGGGTTGATTGCCCGGAAGCAGTGGATGGTGGATAGTGAAGGACCAAAGGCCTGGAACCGGAAACTATTGCTTGCTCAGGAGCAAGAAGACATTGTcagacgcaatattccaagattTATGACACGGACCAACCAGACAGGAG GGATCCACATTTACCAGATGATGACTGGCTGTGACCTGAGGGATAATGGGACTGTAAGTGGGTTCACTCTCAGAGGATGGGATGGACAAGATTTGATCAGCTTCGATAAGGATCACATGGTGTGGGTGACCCCAGTCCACTGGGCGGAAAGCATCAAAAACAGGAAGGACCAGGATGTGGTGTCTAACCATCTATGGAAGCATTTTCTGGAGGTGGAGTGCATTGAATGGCTGAGGAAATGCCTGGAGTACGGACAGAGGGAACTGAGAGTCG TTGCCCCGATCGTGTCCGTTACCCGTCTGGGTGATTTTAACTGGCTGGTCTGTCTTGTCACTGGGTTTTACCGACAAGCCATCGAGGTGACTCTATGGAGGGATGGAGTGTTGATCGATGAGCCCCTGTCCACCGGGATCTTGCCCAATCACGACAGGACCTATCAGATCCGGAAATGGATAGAGTTTGATCCAGAGGACCAGGCCGAGTATTCCTGTCAGGTGGAGCACAGCGGATTGGaggagaagctggtggtgatttATG ACCCAAAGTCTCATGCCCAGGTTCCTGTtcctattgggattgtattcgGAGTCCTCtggatcatctctctctctgttgtggCTGTCACCATTTACAAGAAGaaag GGGGAATGAAAAATGACTACAATCCAACAAACA